One region of Thiorhodovibrio frisius genomic DNA includes:
- the thrC gene encoding threonine synthase, with amino-acid sequence MKYLSTRGGVEPVGFAEAVMMGLATDGGLLVPESLPKISAEQLQAWSRLSFQDLACEVMRPFVGEDLSAAELQDLVYRSYASFQHPDITPLAQAGERRILELFHGPTAAFKDVALQFLGNLFEHFLARSGERLNIIGATSGDTGSAAIAGVRGKERIQIFILHPKGRVSPVQERQMTTVLDDNVHNLALRGTFDDAQRIVKALFSDLAFKTRYRLGAVNSINWARILAQTVYYFYAWGRLSGGNLKQKISFSVPTGNFGDVFAGYLARRMGLPIERLILATNRNDILTRFVHHGLYSLTSVHHTLSPAMDIQVASNFERYLYYLLDEDAAAVSARVTAMQRDGRIEFSRTEHQRAAEDFVASAVSDVDTLEQMRATYSGTGYLLCPHTAVGVRAAAPWPDAVCLATAHPAKFNQAVREAVGVDAPPPLCLQGLLDKPSRCEELAADTSAVRERLKTTLDAP; translated from the coding sequence ATGAAGTATCTAAGCACCAGAGGCGGTGTGGAGCCGGTCGGTTTTGCCGAGGCGGTGATGATGGGGCTGGCAACCGATGGCGGGCTACTGGTGCCAGAGTCCCTGCCCAAGATCAGCGCTGAGCAGCTCCAAGCCTGGTCGCGCCTGAGTTTTCAGGATCTGGCCTGTGAGGTCATGCGGCCTTTTGTTGGCGAGGATTTATCGGCAGCCGAGTTGCAGGACCTGGTCTATCGCTCCTATGCCAGTTTTCAGCATCCGGACATCACCCCGCTGGCGCAGGCCGGGGAGCGGCGCATTCTGGAGCTGTTTCACGGGCCTACGGCGGCATTCAAGGATGTCGCGTTGCAATTTCTTGGCAATCTGTTTGAGCACTTTCTCGCCCGCAGTGGCGAGCGGCTGAATATTATCGGCGCGACCTCGGGCGATACCGGCTCTGCGGCCATTGCCGGGGTGCGCGGCAAGGAGCGCATTCAGATCTTCATCCTGCATCCCAAGGGACGGGTGTCGCCGGTGCAGGAGCGCCAGATGACCACGGTGCTCGATGACAATGTCCATAATCTGGCGTTGCGTGGCACTTTTGATGACGCACAGCGCATCGTCAAGGCGCTCTTTAGCGATCTTGCTTTTAAGACACGCTATCGTCTGGGGGCGGTCAATTCGATTAACTGGGCGCGTATTCTGGCGCAGACGGTCTACTATTTTTACGCTTGGGGCCGGCTCAGCGGCGGGAATTTGAAGCAAAAAATCAGCTTCTCGGTACCCACTGGCAATTTTGGCGATGTGTTCGCCGGCTATCTGGCTCGGCGCATGGGGCTGCCGATCGAGCGTTTGATTCTGGCCACTAACCGCAATGATATTTTAACGCGCTTCGTGCATCACGGGCTCTATTCTCTCACCTCGGTGCACCACACCTTGAGCCCGGCAATGGATATTCAGGTCGCCTCAAACTTCGAGCGCTATCTCTACTACCTGCTTGATGAGGATGCCGCTGCGGTCAGCGCCCGGGTCACTGCCATGCAGCGCGACGGTCGCATTGAGTTTAGCCGCACGGAGCATCAGCGCGCGGCCGAGGACTTTGTTGCCAGTGCGGTGAGCGATGTCGATACGCTCGAGCAGATGCGCGCGACCTATAGTGGCACCGGTTATCTTCTGTGTCCGCACACGGCCGTTGGGGTGCGTGCAGCCGCACCTTGGCCAGATGCAGTGTGCTTGGCCACCGCGCATCCGGCCAAATTCAACCAGGCGGTGCGCGAAGCTGTCGGTGTGGACGCGCCGCCGCCGCTCTGCTTGCAAGGTCTGCTCGATAAGCCCAGTCGCTGCGAGGAGCTTGCCGCCGACACTTCTGCGGTGCGCGAGCGGCTGAAAACCACTCTGGACGCTCCCTGA
- a CDS encoding DUF4212 domain-containing protein, with product MTPENRAAYWKANLGLLAILLTIWFIVSYGFGILLAPMLNSFSLGGYPLGFWFAQQGSIYVFMVLIFVYAYRMNTLDKQFGVDEE from the coding sequence GTGACACCCGAAAATCGCGCTGCTTATTGGAAGGCAAATCTAGGTTTGCTCGCAATCCTACTGACGATCTGGTTTATCGTCTCCTACGGATTCGGCATTCTACTCGCACCAATGCTTAACAGCTTCAGCCTCGGCGGATATCCGCTCGGATTTTGGTTTGCCCAGCAGGGCTCAATTTATGTGTTCATGGTATTGATCTTTGTCTATGCCTATCGCATGAATACGCTCGATAAACAATTTGGTGTGGACGAAGAATAA
- a CDS encoding sodium:solute symporter family protein produces the protein MDNLSIWTYSVVGATFALYIGIAIWARASSTAEFYVAGKGIHPVANGMATAADWMSAASFISMAGLIAFNGYGASVFLMGWTGGYVLLALLLAPYLRKFGKFTVPEFIGDRYYSQAARIVAVICLILASVTYVIGQMKGIGVAFSRFLETSYDVGLYIGMGIVFVYAVLGGMKGITYTQIAQYCVLILAYTIPAIFISLNLTGNPLPQLGLGSGYVENGVASGMSLLDKLDQVIMELGFQEYTTQKMGGTLNMFAYTLSLMIGTAGLPHVIIRFFTVPKVKDARFSAGWALVFIAILYTTAPAVGAMARLNLMNTIQIGPVGTETGNLKYEDRPEWFKKWETTGLLQFEDKNGDGRIQYYNDKNEDFAAKAEGFGWAGNEMVKVDRDIMVLANPEIANLPNWVIALVVAGGLAAALSTAAGLLLAISSAISHDLLKGIFKPDISEKAELNASRVAMAGAIVVAGLLGLHPPGFAAGTVAIAFGLAASSIFPALMLGIFDKRMNNTGAIWGMASGITVTMLYVFQHKGILFIPGTEFMMGMDPNWFFGISPNAFGAVGAIINFAVALIVSRLTVAPPENIQALVEDVRVPRGAGAAPHISAALDH, from the coding sequence ATGGATAATCTCTCGATCTGGACCTATTCGGTCGTTGGCGCGACCTTCGCGCTCTACATCGGCATTGCCATCTGGGCGCGTGCGTCGAGCACCGCCGAGTTCTACGTTGCCGGCAAAGGCATTCATCCCGTCGCCAATGGCATGGCCACGGCAGCCGACTGGATGTCAGCGGCGTCTTTTATCTCTATGGCCGGCCTGATCGCCTTCAACGGCTATGGCGCATCGGTATTCCTGATGGGCTGGACTGGCGGCTATGTGCTGCTCGCCCTGCTACTTGCACCCTATCTGCGCAAGTTTGGCAAGTTCACGGTCCCCGAGTTCATCGGCGACCGTTATTACTCGCAGGCGGCGCGCATCGTGGCGGTCATCTGTCTGATTCTGGCCTCAGTAACCTATGTTATCGGGCAGATGAAAGGCATCGGTGTCGCCTTCTCGCGCTTCCTCGAGACCAGCTATGACGTGGGCCTGTACATCGGCATGGGCATCGTTTTTGTCTATGCGGTACTTGGCGGCATGAAGGGCATCACCTACACGCAGATCGCACAGTACTGCGTACTGATCCTGGCCTACACCATTCCGGCAATTTTCATCTCGCTCAATCTCACCGGCAACCCGCTACCGCAGCTGGGACTGGGTAGTGGTTATGTTGAAAACGGCGTAGCCTCCGGCATGAGCCTGCTCGATAAGCTCGATCAGGTCATTATGGAACTCGGCTTTCAGGAGTACACCACACAGAAAATGGGCGGCACGCTTAATATGTTCGCCTACACCCTGTCGCTGATGATCGGCACCGCCGGCCTGCCGCACGTCATTATCCGCTTTTTCACCGTACCCAAGGTCAAGGACGCCCGTTTCTCCGCCGGCTGGGCGCTGGTCTTCATCGCCATCCTCTACACCACTGCTCCGGCAGTCGGCGCCATGGCGCGTCTGAACCTGATGAATACCATTCAGATTGGTCCGGTTGGCACAGAAACCGGTAACCTGAAATATGAAGACCGTCCAGAGTGGTTCAAGAAGTGGGAAACCACCGGTCTGCTGCAGTTTGAGGACAAGAACGGCGACGGTCGCATTCAGTACTACAACGATAAGAACGAGGACTTCGCCGCCAAAGCCGAGGGCTTCGGCTGGGCAGGCAACGAAATGGTCAAGGTGGACCGCGACATCATGGTGCTGGCCAATCCGGAAATTGCCAATCTGCCCAACTGGGTGATCGCGCTGGTGGTCGCCGGTGGTCTAGCCGCTGCACTCTCCACTGCCGCCGGTCTGCTGCTGGCCATTTCCTCTGCCATCTCCCATGACTTGCTCAAGGGCATCTTCAAGCCAGACATCTCAGAGAAGGCCGAACTCAACGCCAGCCGTGTCGCCATGGCCGGCGCCATCGTGGTGGCGGGTCTGCTGGGATTGCATCCACCGGGATTTGCGGCCGGAACCGTGGCCATCGCCTTTGGACTGGCTGCCTCGTCGATCTTCCCGGCACTGATGCTCGGCATTTTCGACAAGCGCATGAACAACACAGGCGCCATCTGGGGCATGGCCTCGGGCATCACTGTGACCATGCTCTATGTGTTCCAGCATAAGGGGATTCTCTTCATCCCCGGCACGGAATTCATGATGGGCATGGACCCCAACTGGTTCTTCGGCATCTCGCCGAACGCCTTCGGAGCTGTGGGCGCGATCATCAACTTCGCTGTAGCTCTGATCGTCTCTCGCCTGACGGTGGCGCCACCAGAGAACATCCAGGCCCTGGTCGAGGATGTCCGCGTGCCACGCGGCGCAGGTGCGGCTCCGCACATCAGCGCGGCGCTGGATCACTGA
- a CDS encoding DUF294 nucleotidyltransferase-like domain-containing protein produces the protein MDIELIEIRDFLASHPPFDGLPEEALNALPKQLTVRYLRRGSIFPPEDESAPALYILRRGAIELRDRAGDLISKLAEGDTAPSACEDRRIQRQFTGTAAEDSLIYLLPCELLGQLRAEHPDFAAHFEQSVSERLRQAIDLVKDSGTSASASLMTVRVRDLLGKNLISAPPGISIEQAARVMSEARCSSLIIMEDKQLRGLLTVRDLRDRCLAAGLSPQRPVSEIMTRTLHTTTVETPGFQVLITMSRLNVHHLPVLREGEVVGVISTSDLVRFQSANSVYLVGDIRKAEDLGTLIAIARKIPELQIHLVASGATADQVGQAITAVTDAISLRLLELAEQALGAPPFPYCWMVGGSQARREQSAHSDQDNALLLAQAPTPEQDAYFKALATQVTDGLNACGFVHCPGDVMASNSKWRQPLNVWHGYFTDWIERPQPQALLNASVFFDLRALHDPEHLFPALQREILHKTSENRIFIAHMAANAIKHRPPLGFFRNFVLIRGGDHDHTFDLKLRGTVPIIDMARVHALSAGIPEVNSLERLRMVAGSAALSRDGGANLIDALEFIGTLRVRHQAGQLRAGEEANNFLSPDSLSPLERGHMKEAFALIASLQETLGQRYQAGRFA, from the coding sequence ATGGACATCGAGCTGATCGAAATCCGCGATTTTCTCGCCAGTCATCCGCCCTTCGACGGTCTGCCGGAGGAGGCACTAAACGCCCTGCCTAAACAGCTGACGGTGCGCTATTTGCGCCGCGGCTCCATCTTCCCGCCCGAGGATGAAAGTGCTCCCGCGCTCTATATTCTGCGCCGTGGCGCCATTGAGCTACGCGACCGCGCGGGCGACCTGATCAGCAAGCTGGCCGAGGGCGACACCGCCCCCAGCGCCTGCGAGGATAGGCGCATCCAGCGCCAGTTCACCGGCACCGCTGCGGAAGATTCGCTGATCTACCTGCTGCCCTGCGAGCTACTGGGCCAACTGCGTGCCGAGCACCCGGACTTTGCCGCCCATTTCGAGCAGTCGGTCTCCGAGCGCCTGCGCCAGGCCATTGATCTGGTCAAGGACAGCGGCACCAGCGCCAGCGCCAGCCTGATGACAGTGCGAGTGCGAGATCTGCTCGGCAAAAACCTCATCAGCGCGCCGCCCGGGATCAGTATCGAGCAGGCCGCACGCGTGATGAGCGAAGCACGCTGCTCCTCGCTGATCATCATGGAAGACAAACAGCTGCGCGGACTGCTGACGGTGCGCGACCTGCGCGACCGCTGTCTGGCGGCAGGTCTGTCGCCGCAGCGCCCGGTGAGTGAAATCATGACCCGCACCCTGCACACCACCACTGTGGAGACGCCCGGGTTTCAGGTGCTGATCACCATGTCGCGCCTGAATGTGCATCACCTGCCGGTGCTGCGCGAGGGCGAGGTGGTCGGTGTGATTTCCACCTCCGACCTGGTGCGCTTTCAGAGCGCCAATTCCGTTTATCTGGTCGGAGACATCCGCAAGGCTGAGGATCTCGGCACCCTGATCGCCATTGCGCGCAAGATCCCCGAGTTGCAAATTCATCTGGTTGCGTCCGGCGCCACTGCCGATCAGGTCGGCCAGGCCATCACCGCCGTGACTGACGCCATTAGCCTGCGTCTGCTAGAACTGGCCGAACAGGCACTCGGGGCACCTCCCTTCCCTTACTGCTGGATGGTCGGTGGCTCCCAGGCGCGACGCGAACAGTCCGCGCACTCAGACCAGGACAATGCCCTGCTGCTGGCCCAGGCGCCAACGCCGGAGCAGGACGCCTATTTTAAAGCGCTGGCCACCCAGGTGACCGATGGGCTTAATGCCTGCGGCTTCGTCCACTGCCCAGGTGATGTCATGGCTTCCAACTCCAAATGGCGCCAGCCTCTGAATGTTTGGCATGGCTATTTCACCGACTGGATCGAACGCCCCCAGCCCCAGGCGCTGCTCAATGCCAGCGTGTTCTTTGACCTGCGTGCCCTGCATGATCCCGAGCATCTGTTCCCGGCCCTGCAACGCGAGATACTGCACAAAACCAGCGAGAATCGGATTTTTATTGCCCACATGGCAGCCAATGCCATCAAGCACCGCCCGCCACTGGGGTTCTTTCGCAACTTCGTGCTGATTCGCGGCGGCGATCACGACCACACCTTCGATCTCAAACTGCGCGGTACAGTGCCCATTATCGACATGGCCCGGGTGCATGCCCTGTCCGCCGGCATTCCCGAGGTCAATAGCCTGGAGCGCCTGCGGATGGTCGCCGGCAGTGCCGCGCTGAGCCGCGACGGCGGGGCCAATCTGATCGACGCGCTGGAGTTCATCGGCACCCTGCGCGTGCGCCATCAGGCTGGGCAGTTGCGCGCCGGAGAAGAGGCCAATAATTTCCTCTCGCCCGATAGTCTCTCGCCGCTCGAGCGCGGTCACATGAAGGAAGCCTTCGCGCTCATTGCCTCGCTGCAAGAAACCCTGGGCCAGCGCTATCAGGCCGGACGCTTTGCCTGA
- a CDS encoding exonuclease domain-containing protein, with amino-acid sequence MNNDVLLEARRRWTIHNLPFGALRDHYAQLLPRASRDYRDTDYLALDFETTGLYPVKDQILSFGWVPIDGNRIRLAGAQHRLVRIDQAISADSAVIHQITDDQTATGEPLKDVLSDCLRALGGRVLVAHHARIERGFLGAACRQVFGQEPLLRVIDTQALARRSLERRQQAYRAEDVRLHALAAHYNLPQMAAHNALSDALNTAQVFLAQSAYLDTGKPLLLRDLLT; translated from the coding sequence ATGAACAACGATGTCCTGCTCGAAGCCCGCCGGCGCTGGACTATTCACAACCTGCCCTTTGGCGCGCTGCGCGACCATTATGCCCAGCTGCTACCGCGCGCCAGTCGCGACTATCGCGACACCGACTATCTGGCGCTCGATTTTGAAACCACCGGGCTCTACCCGGTAAAGGATCAGATTCTGAGCTTCGGCTGGGTACCTATTGACGGCAATCGCATCCGGCTCGCCGGTGCCCAACACCGGCTGGTGCGGATCGATCAGGCCATCTCGGCGGACAGCGCCGTGATTCACCAGATTACCGACGATCAGACCGCCACCGGCGAGCCGCTGAAAGATGTGCTGTCCGATTGCCTGCGCGCGCTCGGCGGACGGGTACTGGTGGCCCATCACGCACGCATCGAGCGAGGGTTTCTTGGCGCCGCCTGCCGCCAGGTGTTTGGGCAGGAGCCGCTGCTGCGGGTGATCGACACCCAGGCCCTGGCGCGCCGCAGCCTGGAGCGCCGCCAGCAGGCATACCGCGCCGAAGATGTACGCCTGCACGCATTGGCCGCGCATTACAATCTGCCCCAAATGGCGGCTCACAATGCGCTCAGCGATGCGCTCAACACAGCGCAGGTGTTCCTTGCCCAGAGTGCCTATCTCGACACCGGAAAACCCCTGCTGCTGCGCGATTTACTCACCTGA